The genomic region CGGGACCGGCCGTGACGGTCGGCACCGAAGGAGGCCCGGATGCCTGCCAGGCGCAACCCGAAGAAGTCCCGTACCCCCAGAGCAACGCCGCTCGGCACCGACCCGGCGGCCAAGCGCGGCCCGCTCCAGCCGACCCGCTCCGACCTCGGCCTCGCGGTCGAGCCGGCGCTTGTCGACCCGGCGGTGCCGGCACTGCTGGTCGAGCCGGCGGTGTCGAACGACCCGGCGGTGCTGGTCGAGCCGGCGGTGCCGGCGGTGGCGCTGGGTGAGCTTGTGCCGCCGGTCGACGTGCCGGCCGCGGTCGACGCGCCGACGGTGGCCGACCTGCCGAAGGCGGCCGGACGACCTGCGGCACCGACGGCCGGACCGCCGCACGGCGGCGGAGGCCGCTCCGGTGGCAAGAGTCAGCAGGCCGGCCAACCGCGCCGCTACGCCTTCCGCCGCAGCTGACCGATCCCGCCCCGCCGCGCGCTGTCCGGCGTGGGCCGCCCACTGCGGGCCGTGCGTCGCGTGCCGTGCGTCGCGTGCCGCGCGTCGGGGACGCCGCCCGCCGCGCTTCGCCCGCGCGCAGCGGACGCGGACGCCGCCCGGCGGACGGTGACGACAACATCAGGGATGTAGTGGCCTCGTCTGGCAGCGAGGGCACTACATCCCTGATGTTGTGCGGATCTTGGAGCGCGATGCAGCGGCGCGCTCAGCTGATCAACGGGCGGAAGGTGCCGAGCAGGACGCTGACGGTCAGGGCGCCGCCGGCCAGGACGACAGCCACGGCGATGAGCAGTCCGTCGGCGGGGCCGAAGCGCTGGCGGCGGGCGACGGTACGTGGTGTGTCGGCGTCGAACCCGCGCGCGTCCATCGCGACGGCCAGCCGGGTGCCTCGGCGGATCGCCCCGACCAGCAGCGCGAACGCGGTGGAGGCGAACAGTCGCAGCTTCGCCACGGGATTGCGCCCGGCGTCGACGCCGCGTGCCCTCCGGGCCATGCTGATCATCTGCCACTCCTGGCCGAGCAGCGGCACCAGCCGGAATGCGGCCAGCGCCCCGATGGCGAACCGGGGCGGCGCCTTCGCGTTCTGGATCAACGAGTCGGCGAGGTCGGTGGGGTCGGTGGTGGCGAAGACGATCACGCCGGGCAGGGCCACCGCGAACACCCGCAGGATAAGGCCGAGCGCGGTGAGCAGGACGCCGGTGGTCACCATCACCGGTCCGACGTCCAGCAGGACCCGGCCGGACCTGTCGGCGGCGAACAGCACAAGGGTGACGAGGATGCCGGCGCCGCTGAGCAGCAGTGGCAGGGCCCGCCGGGCCAGCACCCGGTAGCGGACGCCGAACAGCGGCAGCACGGCGAGTTCCACGGCGATGGCGATGGCCGGGGCCACCGGGTCCAGGGTGGCCAGCAGGGTGAACGAGAAGACCAGCGCGGCGGCGACCTTCGCCACCGGGTTCCGCCGGGCCAGCGGCGCGCCGGGAGCGGCGACCGGCTCGATGCTGATCATCGGATGTCACCTCGGGTCGGCGCGGTCGCTCCTGGGTCGCGCGGTCGGGCAGCGCCGTCGAGATCGGCGTCCTGGGTGGTCGCGGTCGCTACCGGGTGGCGGTGCGGCCGGGCAGGGCCGCCGCCGAGGTTCCCACCCCACGTGGTCACTGTCGCTCCAGGGTGACGGTGCGGTCGGCGAGCGCGGCGACGAAGTCCGCGTCGTGGGTGACCGTGACGATGCCGTGCCCGGCGTCGCGCAGGTCGGCGAAGAGGTCGACCAGTTCCCGCCAGGTCCGCCGGTCCTGACCGAAGGTGGGTTCGTCGCAGATCACCAGGCGTGGCGCGGTGGCCAGGGCCGTCGCGACGCTCAGCCGCCGCGCCTCCCCACCCGAGAGGGTGTACGGGTTGGCAGCGGCGAGCCGGGTCAGCCGCAGCCGTTCCAGCAGTTCTGCCACGGTGTCCTTGACGGCCGCCTCCTGTTGACCGGTCCGGCGCGGACCCAGCGCCAGCTCGTCGAAGACGGTGCTCGTGACGAACTGGTGCTCCGGGTCCTGGAAGACCGACCCGATCCGCTTGGCGAGCGCGGGTGCCCGCCAGCGGTGCGGGGGAGTGCGGTGGTCCGACCCGGCCAGCTCGGCGGACGCGGTTACCCGGCCGGTGCCCGGCTTGAGCAGACCGCCGAGCAGCAGCGCCAGGGTCGACTTGCCGGCGCCGTTCGGTCCGCGTACGGCGAGTGCTTCGCCGGCGCGTACCCCCAGATTGGTGGGGCCCAGCCGGGGTGGCAGGCCGAGCCGGTCGGCGGTGAGCAAGAGATCCCCCGGGGTGGCGGTCGCTGGCCGGGGCACGACAGGGTGACCCGGCACCCAGACGCCCTCGTCGGCGAGGGTGGCGCCGTGCGCGGCGAAGATCTCCTCGGGTGGGCCGTCCGCGCGGACTCCGCCGCCGGGTTCCAGGACGACTACCCGGTCGACTAGTGGCAGCGCTTCGGCGACCCGGTGCTCGACCAGGATCAGCGTGGTGTCCGCGTCGAGGGCGCCGGCCACCGCCTGTCGGATCAGGTCGGCGCCGGCCGGGTCGAGGTTGGCGGTCGGTTCGTCGAGCAGCAGCAGGCCGGGGCGCAGGGCCAGGGCGCCGGCCAGGGCGAGGCGTTGCTGCTCGCCGCCGGAGAGTGCGGCGGTGTTGCGGTCCCGGGAGTACGGGAAGCCGACGCGACGCAGCGCCTCGTCGACCCGGGGCCAGATCTCGGCAGTCGGTACGCCCCGGTTCTCCAGACCGAACGCGACGTCGTCGCCGCAGCGGGCCATCACCAACTGGGTCTGCGGGTCCTGGAAGACGATGCCGACGCGTTCCCGGCCCTTGCGCGGGTCGAGCCCGTCGATCTCGACGGTGCCCTCCTGCTCGCCGGAGTCCTCGGGCAGCAGCCCGGCCAGGGCGCTGAGCAGCGTGCTCTTGCCGGCCCCCGATGGTCCGAGCAGCAGCACCCGTTCCCCGGCCTCCACCCGCAGGTCAACCCCGCGCACGGCCCAGGCGCGCCGCCCAGCGTGCCGCCACCCGAACCCGCGCAGCAGAACCGCGCTCACCACCCACCCCCTACCCGCCCCGACCCTGCCCAGCCCTCCCCGCCCCCTGCCCCCGCCCGCCTCCTGCACCCCTTCCACCCTGCCCGGTGATCATGAGGTTGACGGGGGCTTGGGCGATCCATCCGCCCGTCAACCTCATGATCGACGTGAGTGAGTGAGTGAGTGAGTGAGTGGGTGGGACGGGAGGGGCGGGGAAGGTGAGGGATTAGACGAGGGCTCGGTTCCGGCCTGCTGGGAAGCGGTCCAGGACGCCGGTGTTGGCAAGGGCCCGGGTGAGCAGCCAGCCGCCGATGCCGGCGATCACAGTGGCGCTGACGATGGTGAGCAGCGCGTACGGGATGCGGTAGTTGACCAGTTCGGTTTCGACATTCCAGACGAAGAAGTCGAACAGCGCGGCGCTGAGACCTGTCAACGCGCCGGCCAGCGCCGCCGTCGGCAGCCGGAACGACCGGTAGCGGAAGGCGGCGAAGGCCAACTCGGCGCCGATGCCCTGAACGATCCCCTGCGGAATCACAGTGCCGGCCCACTGGCTGCCCAGCAGCGCGGAGACGACCGCCGCCACCGTCTCGCAGTAGAGCGCCGCGCCGGGCTTGCGGATGACCAGGCCGCCGACGACGGCCGGCATCAGCCAGACGCCGTAGATCAGCGTCTGCGCCGGCGGGAAGAAGGCGAACGCGCCCTCGGTGGCACTCCAGACCAGGCCCCAGGCCCAGAAGATGACGCCGAAGGCGACAGCGATCACCGAGGCGACCACGATGTCGATGGTCCGCCATCGGTTGGTGGTGTTGTCCATGCTTTGCTCCCAGTTCAGTGAACGAACCAGGAGAAGACGCACGCCGCGCGCCCGGTGGCACCGGACGACGGCGCGGCTGGAGGTCGACCGAACTCCCTGCGCTGGCATTACCCAGATCAGGTTCGAGGGTCTGCGGGCGTGCCCGCACTCTCAGCGCTGTGCGCTCCCCTGTCGGATGTGAAGTTGTCTCGCTGACGCTAGCACCGACCTGGGGTGACAGCCCAGCAGGGAGTCCCGGCAGCCGGCCGGCCCGGCGTCGGCTCGGTAGGCTCACGATCATGCAGGTCGACGCGCGAGGTCTCACCTTCGAGGTACGCACCGGTGGTCCGGCAGACGGCGCGCCCGTCCTGCTGCTGCACGGCTTCCCGCAGCACAGCGGCGAGTGGGACGAGGTCGTCCCGGCGCTGCACACCGCCGGGCTGCGCACGTACGCGCTGGACCAGCGTGGCTACTCGCCGGGCGCGCGGCCGGAGGCGGTGGCCGACTACCGGATCCCCGAACTGGCCGCCGACGCGGTGGCAGTGCTCGACGCGCTCGGGTTGGACGCCGTCCACCTGGTCGGACACGACTGGGGCGCGATCGTTGCCTGGGCGCTGGCGGCCGAGCACCCCGAACGGGTCCGTACGCTCACCGC from Micromonospora profundi harbors:
- a CDS encoding energy-coupling factor transporter transmembrane component T family protein, which codes for MISIEPVAAPGAPLARRNPVAKVAAALVFSFTLLATLDPVAPAIAIAVELAVLPLFGVRYRVLARRALPLLLSGAGILVTLVLFAADRSGRVLLDVGPVMVTTGVLLTALGLILRVFAVALPGVIVFATTDPTDLADSLIQNAKAPPRFAIGALAAFRLVPLLGQEWQMISMARRARGVDAGRNPVAKLRLFASTAFALLVGAIRRGTRLAVAMDARGFDADTPRTVARRQRFGPADGLLIAVAVVLAGGALTVSVLLGTFRPLIS
- a CDS encoding ABC transporter ATP-binding protein, producing the protein MSAVLLRGFGWRHAGRRAWAVRGVDLRVEAGERVLLLGPSGAGKSTLLSALAGLLPEDSGEQEGTVEIDGLDPRKGRERVGIVFQDPQTQLVMARCGDDVAFGLENRGVPTAEIWPRVDEALRRVGFPYSRDRNTAALSGGEQQRLALAGALALRPGLLLLDEPTANLDPAGADLIRQAVAGALDADTTLILVEHRVAEALPLVDRVVVLEPGGGVRADGPPEEIFAAHGATLADEGVWVPGHPVVPRPATATPGDLLLTADRLGLPPRLGPTNLGVRAGEALAVRGPNGAGKSTLALLLGGLLKPGTGRVTASAELAGSDHRTPPHRWRAPALAKRIGSVFQDPEHQFVTSTVFDELALGPRRTGQQEAAVKDTVAELLERLRLTRLAAANPYTLSGGEARRLSVATALATAPRLVICDEPTFGQDRRTWRELVDLFADLRDAGHGIVTVTHDADFVAALADRTVTLERQ
- a CDS encoding ECF transporter S component, encoding MDNTTNRWRTIDIVVASVIAVAFGVIFWAWGLVWSATEGAFAFFPPAQTLIYGVWLMPAVVGGLVIRKPGAALYCETVAAVVSALLGSQWAGTVIPQGIVQGIGAELAFAAFRYRSFRLPTAALAGALTGLSAALFDFFVWNVETELVNYRIPYALLTIVSATVIAGIGGWLLTRALANTGVLDRFPAGRNRALV